In a genomic window of Occallatibacter riparius:
- a CDS encoding inositol monophosphatase family protein, with product MSDSATQLEWVPKASEIAREAGGQLREFLAQGVETEYKGDVDLVTVADRTVEMFIRTRLGEVFPDHGIYGEEGTRERLDQQYRWYVDPLDGTTNFAHGIPHFCVSMGLEQRSPELAADQDGKIVAGVIYNPMLDELFTAERGKGVWLNGRPIHVSAVPDLGEALVATGFPSRKRHDSPNIHFYQEFTLRSHGVRRAGSAALDLAYVACGRFESFWEFHLNPWDTSAGFLLVEEAGGRISNFSGGPFQLNSREVLASNGHIHDELIGFFKDLFAGRDLTPIPTPREYAERRAAREAATQK from the coding sequence GTGAGCGATTCCGCAACCCAGCTAGAGTGGGTTCCCAAAGCATCTGAGATCGCTCGTGAGGCCGGGGGACAACTGCGCGAGTTCCTGGCGCAGGGCGTCGAGACCGAGTACAAGGGCGACGTTGATCTGGTCACGGTTGCCGATCGCACCGTGGAGATGTTCATCCGCACGCGCCTGGGCGAGGTGTTCCCGGACCACGGCATCTACGGCGAAGAAGGCACGCGCGAGCGGCTCGATCAGCAATACCGCTGGTACGTAGACCCGCTCGACGGAACAACAAACTTCGCGCATGGAATTCCGCACTTCTGCGTCTCCATGGGCCTGGAGCAGAGATCGCCGGAGCTAGCTGCCGATCAGGATGGGAAGATCGTTGCGGGCGTGATTTACAACCCCATGCTCGACGAGCTTTTCACTGCGGAGCGGGGCAAGGGCGTATGGCTCAACGGCCGTCCGATCCATGTCTCGGCCGTGCCCGATCTCGGCGAGGCGCTGGTGGCGACAGGCTTCCCCAGCCGCAAGCGGCATGACAGCCCGAACATCCATTTCTACCAGGAGTTCACGCTGCGCTCGCATGGCGTGCGGCGCGCAGGCTCGGCCGCGCTCGATCTTGCGTATGTGGCGTGCGGACGATTCGAGTCGTTCTGGGAGTTCCACCTGAATCCGTGGGATACCTCCGCCGGATTTCTGCTGGTGGAGGAAGCCGGCGGGCGTATCAGCAATTTTTCGGGTGGGCCGTTTCAGCTCAACAGCAGGGAAGTGCTCGCCTCAAACGGGCACATTCACGATGAGCTGATCGGATTCTTCAAAGACTTGTTCGCCGGGCGCGATCTGACGCCGATTCCCACACCGCGCGAATACGCAGAACGCCGGGCCGCCCGAGAGGCCGCAACACAAAAGTGA
- a CDS encoding RNA chaperone Hfq — MTPPLPNRRRSKTPPPGETGQEALYLKSLSERKIPVSVKLRDGEVVKGWIEYFDDGMLRLTREGKPNLFIYKHQIRSITEAAKRRGPFETASSGAATGGHGL, encoded by the coding sequence ATGACGCCTCCTCTGCCGAACCGCCGACGTTCCAAGACTCCTCCGCCTGGCGAAACCGGGCAGGAAGCTCTCTACCTCAAGTCCCTCAGCGAGCGCAAAATCCCCGTCAGCGTAAAGCTGCGCGACGGTGAAGTGGTGAAGGGCTGGATCGAATACTTCGATGACGGCATGCTTCGCCTCACGCGCGAAGGCAAGCCGAACCTGTTCATCTACAAGCACCAGATCCGCTCGATTACGGAAGCTGCGAAGCGGCGAGGCCCCTTCGAGACGGCTTCGAGCGGAGCGGCCACAGGTGGACACGGCCTGTGA
- a CDS encoding protein-methionine-sulfoxide reductase heme-binding subunit MsrQ, which translates to MKKSTLIVLKSLTWIACLWPFAVLAWGAVNNTLGADPTAHIELTTGYTTLMLLTITLAITPVRRLLPSLSWLIKFRRLLGLFAFFYATVHMLAYVGLYAGFSVQAMLDDIAKRRFITMGVTAYLLLVPLALTSTNWAIRKLGGKNWNRLHKLAYVATVCGIIHYWWQVKTGVLLPLPFTVAVTVLLLARPVLNWRQRRKARPVTV; encoded by the coding sequence ATGAAGAAATCGACTCTGATCGTGTTGAAGTCGCTGACTTGGATTGCCTGCCTGTGGCCGTTCGCGGTGCTGGCGTGGGGAGCTGTGAACAATACGCTCGGCGCCGACCCGACAGCGCACATCGAGCTCACCACCGGCTACACAACGCTGATGCTGCTGACCATTACGCTCGCCATCACGCCGGTGCGCCGGCTCTTGCCTAGCCTGAGCTGGCTGATCAAGTTCCGCCGCCTGCTCGGACTTTTCGCGTTCTTTTACGCGACAGTACACATGCTCGCGTATGTCGGGCTCTATGCGGGATTCAGCGTCCAGGCGATGCTCGACGATATCGCCAAGCGGCGTTTCATCACGATGGGTGTGACGGCGTACCTATTACTGGTTCCGCTGGCTCTGACATCGACGAACTGGGCGATCCGCAAGCTGGGCGGCAAGAACTGGAACCGCCTTCACAAGCTCGCCTATGTGGCGACGGTCTGCGGCATCATTCATTACTGGTGGCAGGTGAAGACGGGTGTGCTGTTGCCGCTTCCGTTCACGGTAGCGGTAACGGTTCTGCTGCTGGCGCGGCCTGTGCTGAACTGGCGGCAGCGGCGCAAGGCCCGACCGGTCACGGTTTGA
- a CDS encoding DUF1801 domain-containing protein has product MKAGNDAERQLASFIAKYTPEIAALALEIRARMRAKYPSALELVYDNYNALAIGYAPGEKTSEAIFSIALYPRWVSLFFLQAKGLPDPDRILKGSGTVVKHVVLRTADDLEHPSVRALMQEAVQGAKVPFAADGAHRLIIKSVSEKQRPRRPAEKSKVAVKAPRSTGAATRIGASQ; this is encoded by the coding sequence ATGAAAGCCGGCAACGACGCGGAACGGCAGCTTGCATCGTTCATTGCCAAATACACGCCGGAGATAGCCGCGCTCGCATTGGAAATTCGCGCCAGAATGCGGGCAAAGTATCCGAGCGCGCTCGAACTGGTCTACGACAACTACAACGCTCTGGCGATTGGCTACGCTCCCGGCGAAAAGACATCGGAAGCGATCTTCTCCATCGCGCTGTATCCCCGGTGGGTCAGCCTGTTCTTTCTACAGGCGAAGGGGCTCCCCGATCCGGACCGCATCCTGAAGGGTTCGGGAACGGTAGTGAAGCATGTTGTGCTGCGGACAGCCGATGACCTTGAGCATCCGTCTGTGCGCGCGTTGATGCAGGAAGCCGTGCAGGGCGCGAAGGTCCCGTTCGCAGCTGATGGAGCACATCGGCTGATCATCAAGTCGGTGTCGGAGAAGCAGCGTCCGCGGCGGCCCGCGGAAAAATCAAAAGTCGCAGTCAAAGCACCCCGCAGCACAGGCGCAGCGACCAGGATAGGTGCCAGTCAATGA
- the msrP gene encoding protein-methionine-sulfoxide reductase catalytic subunit MsrP, protein MLIGKPSEIPSSLITPKDQYMNRRRFLRGAVVGGVAAGAALTGWDRLSEMVSPSVHAFADTKLQTVKSPLSTTGEQLTSLEDITHYNNYYEFGVEKDMPAKNAGVLPTRPWTVSVDGLVKKPKTYDIDALLKFRPLEDRVYRHRCVEAWSMVIPWVGYSLSEFIKDCEPLSTAKYVQFLTFYDKKIDKWGTSETSIFWPYSEGLRMDEAMNPLTLLTFGLYGDVLPNQNGAPVRIVVPWKYGFKSAKSIVKVRFVDKQPETTWQQQNAHEYGFYSNVNPSVDHPRWSQKTERRIGLPFYAQRRTTLMFNGYGEQVASMYNGMDLRRYY, encoded by the coding sequence ATGCTCATCGGCAAACCGTCTGAAATTCCTTCTTCCCTGATTACGCCGAAAGATCAATACATGAATCGCCGCCGTTTTCTGCGGGGCGCTGTGGTCGGGGGAGTTGCTGCCGGCGCGGCACTGACGGGCTGGGACCGCCTCAGCGAAATGGTTTCGCCCAGCGTGCACGCCTTTGCGGATACCAAGCTGCAGACGGTGAAGAGCCCTCTCAGCACCACCGGCGAGCAACTCACCAGTCTTGAAGACATTACCCACTACAACAACTACTACGAGTTTGGCGTGGAGAAGGACATGCCGGCCAAAAACGCCGGAGTGCTGCCCACCCGGCCGTGGACCGTGTCAGTGGATGGGCTGGTAAAAAAGCCGAAGACCTACGACATCGACGCGCTGCTGAAGTTCCGCCCCCTGGAAGACCGCGTCTACCGTCACCGTTGCGTCGAGGCGTGGAGCATGGTGATTCCGTGGGTAGGCTACTCCCTCTCGGAGTTCATCAAGGATTGCGAGCCGCTGAGCACCGCGAAATACGTGCAGTTCCTCACGTTCTACGACAAGAAGATCGACAAGTGGGGGACCTCGGAAACATCCATCTTCTGGCCTTACTCCGAAGGGCTGCGCATGGACGAGGCGATGAACCCGCTGACGCTGCTTACGTTCGGCCTTTACGGCGACGTGCTGCCGAATCAAAATGGCGCGCCTGTGCGCATCGTGGTGCCGTGGAAGTACGGCTTCAAGTCGGCCAAGTCGATCGTCAAAGTGCGCTTCGTCGACAAGCAGCCTGAGACAACGTGGCAGCAACAGAATGCGCACGAGTACGGCTTCTACTCGAATGTGAATCCCAGCGTCGACCACCCGCGCTGGAGCCAGAAGACCGAGCGGCGCATCGGCCTGCCGTTCTATGCGCAGCGCCGCACCACGCTCATGTTCAATGGGTACGGCGAGCAGGTGGCCTCAATGTACAACGGCATGGATCTGCGACGCTACTACTGA
- a CDS encoding APC family permease: MHTTSSTQDNTAHLERRIGLRSAVLFNMLEMIGVGPFITLPLVIAAAGYRLSMWAWLLGAGIALADGVVWAELGAAFPRAGGSYAFLREIYGPDRAGNWLSFLYVWQLSFSAPLSIASGCIGLSSFLAWFWPGFDHAPIAALPQLHYGSFAAAAACLLVTWMLYRRLSIVTGLAWILFGGVIAALAGVIVSGFVHASMHGGWHMPASPSMSAALAASGLAQATLITTYDYWGYYNITFLGSEVRQPEKTIPRAILLSVLFVSVLYVVMNLAALPAVHDAASQAAQSLAKTGSRLQLVADIAKSAFGQWAGALVAALVMWTAFASVFSLLLGYSRVPYAAARDGNYFKFLDAVHPKHHIPHRSLVALGAVAACFCFLSLSQVITMLVITRILLQFLLQQVGVMLLRVQRPELPRPFRIPLYPLPPLAAMAGFIYLLIYRPNALMGFAVAAGIGLSGTCIYLVRAKRLREWPFQLQTGAGKQDRIKTENLR, encoded by the coding sequence GTGCACACAACCTCATCGACGCAGGACAACACAGCACATCTCGAGCGGCGCATCGGGCTGCGCTCGGCGGTGCTGTTCAACATGCTGGAGATGATCGGCGTGGGCCCGTTCATCACGCTGCCGCTGGTGATTGCTGCCGCGGGATATCGGCTGTCGATGTGGGCGTGGCTGCTGGGCGCGGGCATCGCCCTTGCCGACGGTGTGGTGTGGGCCGAACTGGGAGCCGCATTTCCGCGCGCCGGCGGATCGTATGCCTTTCTGCGCGAAATCTACGGGCCGGATCGGGCAGGGAACTGGCTCAGCTTCCTCTACGTGTGGCAATTGAGCTTCTCGGCGCCCCTGTCCATTGCGTCGGGCTGCATCGGGCTATCGAGCTTCCTGGCGTGGTTCTGGCCGGGCTTCGATCACGCGCCAATTGCCGCTCTGCCGCAACTGCACTACGGGAGCTTCGCCGCTGCCGCGGCGTGCCTGCTGGTGACCTGGATGCTCTATCGCCGGCTGAGCATCGTCACCGGGCTCGCGTGGATTTTGTTTGGCGGAGTGATCGCAGCGCTGGCGGGTGTCATCGTGTCGGGCTTCGTTCACGCGAGCATGCATGGCGGATGGCACATGCCCGCTTCGCCGAGCATGTCTGCGGCGCTGGCGGCCAGCGGACTTGCGCAGGCCACGCTCATCACCACCTATGACTACTGGGGCTACTACAACATCACCTTCCTCGGCAGCGAAGTCCGACAGCCGGAGAAGACGATACCGCGAGCGATTCTGCTCTCGGTGCTTTTCGTTTCCGTTCTGTATGTGGTGATGAACCTGGCAGCCCTTCCGGCGGTGCACGATGCGGCTTCGCAGGCCGCACAATCCCTCGCGAAGACTGGCTCGCGCCTTCAGCTTGTCGCCGACATCGCCAAGTCGGCATTCGGGCAATGGGCCGGCGCACTGGTCGCCGCTCTGGTGATGTGGACCGCCTTTGCCTCGGTATTCTCGCTGCTGCTGGGCTACTCGCGCGTGCCGTATGCGGCGGCCCGCGACGGCAACTACTTCAAGTTCCTCGACGCGGTGCATCCAAAGCATCACATTCCGCACCGGTCGCTGGTTGCGCTGGGAGCGGTAGCGGCGTGTTTCTGCTTCCTGTCGCTATCGCAGGTGATCACGATGCTGGTGATCACGCGCATTCTGCTCCAGTTCCTGCTGCAGCAGGTTGGCGTGATGCTGCTGCGTGTGCAGCGGCCGGAACTGCCGAGGCCGTTTCGGATCCCGCTGTATCCGCTGCCGCCGCTGGCGGCAATGGCCGGCTTCATCTACCTGCTGATCTATCGGCCCAACGCATTGATGGGGTTCGCAGTCGCTGCGGGCATTGGGCTGTCTGGGACGTGCATCTACCTGGTCCGCGCAAAACGGTTGAGAGAGTGGCCTTTCCAACTGCAAACGGGCGCCGGAAAACAGGACCGGATCAAAACCGAAAATCTGCGCTGA
- a CDS encoding PIG-L family deacetylase: MFMGAKADNSAHSLISSGLVTAVLLGTLVGAGALAQAPDPSAVAPSEPTSIALPLPEDRGASALEQALRRLHTTASVMMIVAHPDDEDGPLLTYLSRGLGARCTLFTLTRGEGGQNVMSADTYDALGLIRTNELLEADRYYGVKQLWGTEADFGFSKTQQEAFSRWGHDRVLYDAVLAVRRERPQVIVATFVGAVSDGHGQHQVSGEIAQEVFKAAGDPKVFPEQLKDGLQPWQPLAVYGMVPFAPINEKGMMFDYATGKWAPAEFKNYVTGETLKGAPSTDATIAVGNRDSLLGRSYTQIARQGWGEQRSQNGGANPTLSDPGTANYHLWAVAPAAASGAIKGSGDLFHNSKVSIDTTVAALAHLAGPNPPSWLSADLQKLSASLAKFDSDRNGKTGSESGHLLAPIYGATIQLRKRVQDDTAIRAEAKASLLFELDAKLVDFQAALKELLGIDVVAFRTKESRVQGGGFRGNSADEMSDSVSPGEDFNVRVHTAASSSEVRVSKISFEMESGSTWQQGEALSTSGTAPYSDAIFKLKVPDSAQPTQPFFTRPSIEQPYYNVSNEAWRERSFAPWPVSAGVEFTFDGVPIRVAETVQTLQRVTGHGGYYQPLIVSPAIGVSVTPEARILPLDGGALPVKVTVHTQAAASGTVTLSLPRDWQADPAEAKFNRTAAGDTEPIVFSVRPIDGHANADGTFDVKAIAHSGGHDYESGWRSVGYPGLRPYNMYRGADFRTRRVDVKLAPGLRIGYVMGPGDLVPEAIEAMGIMPHLLSTAELTSADLSAWNVIVVGIRAYSTVPELTAAQPRLDEYVRNGGTLIVQYQSATFPAPLPLSLGRIAERVVSEDSPVKLLNQTDPILTSPNAITPADFSGWVEERGHSFMSTWDPGYTPLTETADEGQDPQRGGLLVAHPGKGTYIYVAYALYRQLPELVPGAYRLLANLLSAGAASSSR; this comes from the coding sequence ATGTTCATGGGCGCGAAGGCAGACAACTCTGCACACTCACTGATCTCTTCTGGTCTCGTTACAGCGGTTCTTCTTGGCACACTCGTCGGCGCCGGGGCGCTTGCGCAGGCACCCGACCCCTCTGCGGTCGCGCCGTCCGAGCCGACATCGATCGCGTTGCCCTTGCCTGAAGACCGAGGCGCGAGTGCGCTCGAACAAGCGCTTCGCCGCCTGCACACGACTGCCAGTGTGATGATGATCGTCGCCCACCCCGACGACGAAGACGGGCCTCTGCTCACCTACCTGAGCCGCGGCCTCGGCGCGCGCTGCACGCTCTTCACGCTCACGCGCGGCGAAGGCGGCCAGAACGTCATGTCGGCCGACACTTACGATGCGCTCGGCCTCATCCGCACCAATGAACTGCTCGAAGCCGACCGCTACTACGGCGTGAAGCAGCTCTGGGGCACCGAAGCCGACTTCGGCTTTTCGAAGACGCAGCAGGAAGCCTTTTCGCGCTGGGGACACGACCGCGTTCTCTACGACGCAGTCCTCGCGGTCCGTCGCGAACGCCCGCAGGTCATCGTCGCGACATTCGTCGGCGCAGTCAGCGACGGCCACGGTCAGCACCAGGTCTCCGGCGAAATCGCGCAGGAAGTATTTAAAGCTGCCGGCGATCCCAAGGTTTTCCCCGAGCAGTTGAAGGACGGCCTGCAGCCGTGGCAGCCGCTGGCCGTCTACGGCATGGTGCCCTTCGCGCCCATCAATGAGAAAGGCATGATGTTCGATTATGCCACCGGCAAGTGGGCACCCGCGGAGTTCAAGAACTACGTGACAGGCGAGACCCTTAAGGGGGCGCCGTCCACTGACGCCACCATCGCAGTAGGCAACCGCGACTCACTGCTAGGCCGCAGCTACACGCAAATTGCCCGGCAGGGCTGGGGCGAGCAGCGGTCGCAGAACGGCGGAGCGAACCCTACGCTCAGCGACCCCGGCACCGCGAACTATCATTTGTGGGCTGTTGCGCCGGCAGCAGCGTCGGGAGCGATCAAAGGCTCGGGAGACCTGTTCCACAATTCGAAGGTCAGCATCGATACGACGGTAGCCGCGCTCGCGCACTTGGCCGGTCCCAATCCACCTTCGTGGCTCTCTGCCGACCTCCAGAAGCTCAGTGCCAGCCTCGCAAAGTTCGATTCCGATCGAAACGGCAAAACTGGCAGTGAATCCGGGCATCTACTTGCGCCCATCTACGGCGCAACGATCCAGCTGCGGAAGCGCGTCCAGGACGACACAGCAATCCGCGCGGAAGCGAAAGCCAGCCTTCTGTTCGAACTCGACGCCAAGCTCGTTGACTTCCAGGCCGCCCTCAAAGAACTCCTCGGCATTGACGTCGTAGCCTTCCGCACCAAGGAGTCCCGCGTTCAGGGCGGTGGGTTCCGTGGCAACTCCGCCGATGAAATGTCCGACAGTGTCTCTCCCGGTGAAGACTTCAACGTCCGCGTTCACACGGCCGCAAGCTCATCCGAAGTGCGCGTCTCCAAAATCTCATTCGAAATGGAGTCTGGCTCCACGTGGCAGCAGGGCGAAGCGCTCAGCACCTCGGGCACCGCTCCCTATTCCGACGCTATTTTCAAGCTGAAAGTGCCGGACAGCGCACAACCCACGCAGCCGTTCTTCACCCGGCCCTCGATCGAGCAGCCCTACTACAACGTCAGCAACGAGGCATGGCGCGAGCGTTCGTTTGCTCCCTGGCCCGTGAGTGCCGGTGTTGAGTTCACTTTCGATGGCGTGCCCATCCGCGTTGCCGAAACGGTTCAGACCCTGCAGCGCGTCACTGGCCACGGCGGGTACTACCAGCCGCTCATCGTCTCCCCGGCGATTGGCGTCAGTGTCACTCCCGAAGCGCGCATCCTTCCCCTCGACGGCGGCGCGCTTCCCGTCAAGGTCACCGTACACACACAGGCCGCGGCCAGCGGCACCGTCACACTCTCGCTCCCCAGAGACTGGCAAGCCGATCCCGCCGAAGCTAAGTTCAATCGCACTGCGGCAGGCGACACCGAGCCCATCGTCTTCTCTGTGCGCCCAATCGACGGACACGCCAACGCCGACGGCACCTTCGACGTGAAGGCGATCGCACACTCCGGCGGTCACGATTACGAAAGCGGCTGGCGCAGTGTGGGCTACCCGGGACTGCGGCCTTACAACATGTATCGCGGTGCTGATTTCAGAACGCGCCGTGTCGATGTGAAACTCGCGCCCGGTCTCCGGATCGGCTACGTCATGGGCCCGGGCGACCTGGTGCCTGAAGCCATCGAGGCCATGGGCATCATGCCGCACCTGCTCAGTACCGCGGAACTGACCTCCGCCGACCTCTCCGCCTGGAATGTCATTGTCGTCGGCATCCGTGCCTACTCCACCGTGCCCGAATTGACAGCAGCCCAGCCGCGCCTGGATGAGTATGTCCGCAACGGCGGAACGCTGATTGTCCAGTACCAGAGCGCGACCTTCCCTGCACCGCTCCCGCTTTCGCTCGGCCGCATTGCCGAGCGTGTGGTCAGCGAGGATTCGCCGGTCAAGCTTCTGAACCAAACCGATCCCATTCTCACCTCTCCCAACGCGATCACGCCCGCCGACTTCAGTGGATGGGTGGAGGAGCGCGGCCACTCCTTTATGAGCACCTGGGATCCGGGATACACGCCGCTCACCGAGACGGCGGATGAAGGCCAGGACCCACAGCGCGGCGGACTCCTCGTTGCGCATCCTGGCAAGGGCACATACATCTATGTCGCCTACGCTCTTTACCGGCAATTACCGGAGCTTGTGCCCGGCGCCTACCGGCTGCTCGCGAACCTGCTCAGCGCTGGAGCCGCATCCTCCTCTAGATAG
- a CDS encoding ABC transporter substrate-binding protein, with amino-acid sequence MSRKAWMLLVAGGALLSVSAPGQDTAGSPATDPGRGGGDAHVCSCGAHPPGPPRDREVTPYAGEPADLSPYAKFAAPYDLNYTHPNIYSGAGRDLPEPKDVSEVRIGFFGPIERNPDSIFGRRMLHGAQMAVGEWNASGGYGGTPFRLMLHNDYDNWQAKAVYGDDRPTDPEIWGSASNETVKMVYDDQDWAIFGSISSESTHIAIRVALRAEIPVVNSASTDPTIPETYIPWYFTDLQDDRVQCLTLARRIFTELGLKRVAILRVNNRYGRFGVLKLRDASRRLGHPIVIEQKFLPGDTDYTRALKVIQSSRADAIVIWADEIPTANILKQMRALGMKQRVFGSYRTVGPELLTEAGSAAEGFEAVFPYDPSRKDPKWIAFRQRYLERFHEPPEQFAALAYDAMNALLESICKAGLNRARIHDALASIETYDGVTGHMVFDPNQKNVAPMYMATVHDGAISYRRATMEKEPPAAQTGTATALHAQIPYARVGEEGVSYSGPAGTDIALGNVRVVLFGANAAEAAQSAEVQTALGQWKPVPVDSKQNWGAASTQLVHALMDEHALAIVALDRDAAHLAEQLALKAFVPVIAVSGDKTLTSTNVPWIFRVPADTRAAAAISLLQAAAAHSGANPERLRDVLASGASLDGVAFQATGEPLLH; translated from the coding sequence GTGAGTCGGAAGGCGTGGATGTTGTTGGTTGCGGGGGGCGCGCTGCTCAGTGTGAGCGCGCCAGGACAGGATACCGCGGGCTCCCCAGCGACAGATCCTGGTCGCGGGGGTGGAGATGCGCACGTGTGTTCATGCGGCGCCCATCCGCCGGGTCCGCCGCGCGACCGCGAGGTGACTCCGTATGCGGGCGAGCCGGCGGATCTGAGTCCCTATGCGAAGTTTGCCGCTCCCTACGACCTCAACTACACCCATCCGAACATTTACTCAGGCGCCGGACGCGATCTGCCGGAACCGAAGGACGTGAGCGAAGTTCGAATCGGCTTCTTCGGTCCGATCGAGCGCAATCCGGATTCGATTTTCGGGCGGCGCATGCTGCACGGCGCGCAAATGGCAGTGGGAGAATGGAACGCGAGCGGCGGTTACGGCGGCACGCCGTTCCGCCTCATGCTCCACAACGACTACGACAACTGGCAGGCCAAGGCAGTCTACGGCGACGACCGTCCTACCGATCCGGAGATATGGGGCTCCGCGTCGAATGAGACCGTGAAGATGGTGTATGACGATCAGGACTGGGCCATCTTTGGATCGATCAGTTCGGAATCGACACACATCGCGATCCGCGTGGCCTTGAGAGCCGAGATTCCAGTTGTGAACTCAGCGTCCACGGATCCTACGATTCCCGAGACATATATACCCTGGTACTTCACCGATCTGCAGGATGACCGTGTGCAGTGCCTCACGCTGGCGAGGCGGATCTTTACAGAACTGGGACTGAAGCGGGTAGCGATTCTTCGCGTGAACAACCGCTATGGGCGGTTCGGCGTGCTGAAGCTGCGCGATGCTTCGCGGCGGCTCGGACATCCCATCGTGATCGAGCAGAAATTCCTGCCGGGCGACACGGATTACACGCGCGCTCTCAAGGTCATTCAGTCATCGCGTGCGGACGCAATTGTGATCTGGGCTGACGAGATTCCGACTGCAAACATCCTGAAGCAGATGCGCGCCCTGGGGATGAAGCAGCGGGTGTTTGGTTCGTACAGGACTGTTGGACCGGAACTGCTGACGGAAGCCGGCAGTGCAGCGGAGGGATTTGAGGCGGTGTTCCCGTACGATCCGTCGCGGAAAGATCCGAAGTGGATTGCATTCCGGCAGCGATATTTAGAGCGCTTCCACGAGCCGCCGGAGCAATTTGCTGCGCTCGCTTATGACGCGATGAATGCGCTGCTGGAGTCGATCTGCAAGGCGGGATTGAATCGGGCACGTATCCACGACGCGCTGGCGAGTATCGAGACTTACGACGGCGTGACGGGTCACATGGTCTTCGATCCCAACCAGAAGAATGTGGCGCCGATGTATATGGCAACGGTGCATGATGGCGCGATTTCCTACCGACGGGCGACGATGGAGAAGGAGCCGCCGGCTGCGCAGACCGGAACGGCGACAGCGTTGCATGCGCAAATCCCGTATGCGCGCGTGGGCGAGGAGGGCGTGAGCTACTCGGGACCAGCGGGTACGGACATTGCGTTAGGCAATGTGCGCGTGGTGCTGTTCGGTGCGAACGCAGCGGAGGCGGCGCAGTCGGCCGAGGTGCAAACGGCGTTAGGGCAATGGAAGCCGGTGCCCGTAGACAGCAAGCAGAACTGGGGCGCGGCATCGACTCAGCTTGTGCATGCGCTGATGGATGAGCATGCGCTGGCTATCGTTGCGCTCGATCGCGATGCGGCGCATCTGGCAGAGCAGTTGGCGTTGAAGGCGTTTGTGCCGGTGATTGCAGTCAGCGGCGACAAGACACTGACCTCGACGAACGTGCCGTGGATCTTCCGGGTTCCCGCGGATACGAGGGCGGCCGCGGCGATCAGCCTGCTGCAAGCGGCGGCTGCACACAGCGGCGCAAATCCGGAGCGTCTGCGCGATGTGCTGGCTTCCGGGGCATCTCTCGACGGTGTCGCTTTTCAAGCCACGGGCGAACCACTGCTTCATTGA
- a CDS encoding Rid family hydrolase, whose product MSSLSEVLETIAHAPIKMRAITNHGVLNEAYAYAKPSSFSRGMRIDLNGLTILLISGTASIDENGVSVHIGDFKAQLRRTYDNITGLLESEGCTWKDIVRTTCYLRDIDRDYDVFNEERTKFFKEQGLDPLPASTGIQAHLCRPELLIEIEAIAMFLTKNKE is encoded by the coding sequence ATGAGCAGTCTTTCTGAAGTTCTGGAGACCATTGCGCACGCGCCGATCAAGATGCGGGCGATTACCAACCACGGCGTCCTCAACGAGGCATACGCGTATGCCAAGCCCAGTTCGTTCTCGCGCGGCATGCGGATCGATCTGAACGGACTGACGATCCTGCTCATCTCCGGCACGGCCTCGATTGATGAAAACGGCGTGAGTGTCCACATTGGCGATTTCAAGGCGCAGCTTCGCCGCACTTATGACAACATCACCGGCCTGCTGGAGAGCGAAGGCTGCACGTGGAAGGATATCGTGCGCACGACGTGCTACCTGCGCGACATCGACCGGGATTACGACGTGTTCAACGAAGAGCGCACCAAGTTCTTCAAGGAGCAGGGCCTCGATCCGCTGCCCGCTTCAACGGGAATCCAGGCGCACCTCTGCCGGCCTGAACTGCTGATCGAAATCGAAGCGATCGCGATGTTTCTGACCAAAAACAAGGAGTAA